From the Manis javanica isolate MJ-LG chromosome 11, MJ_LKY, whole genome shotgun sequence genome, one window contains:
- the RPL27A gene encoding large ribosomal subunit protein uL15: MPSRLRKTRKLRGHVSHGHGRIGKHRKHPGGRGNAGGLLHHRINFDKYHPGYFGKVGMRHYHLKRNQSFCPTVNLDKLWTLVSEQTRLNAAKNKTGVAPIIDVVRSGYYKVLGKGKLPKQPVIVKAKFFSRRAEEKIKGVGGACVLVA, encoded by the exons ATG CCGTCCAGACTGAGGAAGACCCGTAAACTTCGGGGCCACGTGAGCCACGGCCACGGCCGAATCG GCAAACACCGGAAGCACCCGGGAGGCCGGGGAAATGCTGGTGGTCTGCTTCACCACAGGATCAACTTTGATAAATA TCACCCAGGTTACTTTGGGAAAGTTGGTATGAGACATTACCACTTAAAGAGGAACCAGAGCTTCTGCCCAACTGTCAATCTTGATAAACTGTGGACCTTGGTCAGTGAGCAGACACGGTTAAATGCTGCCAAAAACAAGACTGGAGTTGCTCCTATCATTGATGTGGTGCGATCG GGTTACTACAAAGTTCTGGGGAAGGGAAAGCTCCCAAAGCAGCCTGTCATCGTGAAGGCCAAATTCTTCAGCAGAAGAGCTGAGGAGAAGATTAAAGGTGTTGGGGGTGCCTGTGTCCTGGTAGCTTGA